The proteins below come from a single Lodderomyces elongisporus chromosome 3, complete sequence genomic window:
- the cys2 gene encoding Serine O-succinyltransferase (MEROPS:MER0044357), giving the protein MKSAMRAASPSSSFHLLKSKLNFSQSKQFLRTSSSNLLQQQQHQHQQQQQQQQCSASTSKPQSSHASNPQLLFPCLDKREQKTKDLTSGQLKPIHSANSLESGPEPSYGFVTTGFKTYKSKKPIFLDYGGHLPEYEIAYETWGKLNQDKSNLVLIHTGLSASSHAKSQPDNTKPGWWENFIGPDKFIDTNKFFVVCTNVLGGCYGSTGPSSIDPANNERYATSFPILSVNDMVRAQRELVRDEFQVSKIHASVGASMGGMQSLAYAWEFPDEVEKVISISGCARSHPYSIALRHTQRQVLMSDPNWNRGFYYDNIPPHVGMKLAREIATVTYRSGPEWEYRFGRFRADESRPPALCPDFLVETYLDHAGEKFCLEYDANSWLYVSKAMDLFDLSESTRKKAQEVREKSEQAYKNNAAHNIRKLKATAQDNSCSGVVPEVPYKEKSTHPTKHTVEESLEDLKRGMRKMANKDVLVVGVESDILFPVWQQREIANVLTTNPDNLTGRIEYFELGTDISNYGHDTFLLSLNDIGKPVKAFLESS; this is encoded by the coding sequence ATGAAATCCGCCATGAGAGCAGCATCTCCATCGAGCTCATTTCATTTGCTTAAAAGtaaattgaatttttcGCAGTCGAAACAATTTTTAAGGACATCATCGAGTAAtctactacaacaacaacaacatcaacatcaacagcagcagcagcagcagcaatgtTCGGCATCTACATCTAAACCGCAATCGTCACATGCCTCAAATCCACAACTACTATTTCCATGTCTAGACAAGAGGGAgcagaaaacaaaagatttaACTAGTGGACAATTGAAACCAATTCATAGCGCCAACAGCTTAGAGTCGGGCCCAGAACCAAGTTACGGATTTGTTACTACCGGATTTAAAACATATAAATCGAAAAagccaatttttttggacTATGGTGGACACTTGCCAGAGTATGAAATAGCTTATGAGACGTGGGGCAAATTGAACCAAGACAAGTCCAACTTGGTCTTGATCCATACGGGTTTATCTGCTTCAAGTCATGCTAAATCACAACCAGACAATACCAAGCCGGGATGGTGGGAGAATTTTATTGGGCCAGACAAGTTCATTGATACAAACAAGTTTTTCGTTGTGTGCACCAATGTGCTTGGTGGTTGTTACGGATCAACTGGACCCTCATCAATTGACCCAGCAAATAACGAGCGATATGCCACTAGCTTTCCGATTCTCTCAGTAAATGATATGGTGCGTGCCCAAAGAGAGCTTGTGCGAGACGAATTTCAAGTGCTGAAAATCCATGCTTCAGTGGGCGCTTCTATGGGAGGAATGCAAAGTTTGGCGTATGCCTGGGAGTTCCCTGATGAAGTAGAGAAGGTAATTAGTATAAGTGGATGCGCTAGGTCGCACCCATACTCAATAGCTTTGAGACACACCCAAAGGCAAGTGTTGATGAGTGACCCAAATTGGAATCGAGGATTTTACTACGACAATATACCACCGCATGTGGGTATGAAGTTGGCCAGAGAAATTGCTACAGTAACATATAGATCCGGTCCTGAATGGGAGTACCGTTTTGGTAGGTTCAGAGCAGACGAATCGCGACCACCAGCGTTGTGCCCAGATTTTCTTGTTGAAACGTATTTGGATCATGCTGGAGAAAAATTCTGTTTAGAGTATGACGCAAACTCTTGGTTATATGTTTCCAAAGCAATGGACTTGTTTGATTTAAGTGAGAGTACTAGAAAAAAAGCTCAAGAAGTTCGAGAAAAAAGTGAGCAAGCATACAAAAATAACGCAGCTCATAATATCAGGAAGCTAAAGGCAACTGCCCAAGATAATTCTTGTAGTGGAGTTGTACCAGAGGTGCCCTACAAGGAAAAATCAACCCATCCTACTAAACACACTGTCGAAGAGTCATTAGAGGATTTGAAACGAGGAATGAGAAAAATGGCAAACAAGGATGTATTGGTGGTGGGAGTCGAGTCAGACATCCTTTTCCCTGTTTGGCAACAACGGGAAATTGCCAATGTGCTCACTACTAATCCAGACAATTTAACCGGCCGCATTGAATACTTTGAGTTGGGAACTGATATTTCCAACTATGGTCACGATACATTTCTTCTCAGCTTAAACGATATTGGAAAACCTGTCAAAGCATTTTTAGAGTCTAGTTAG
- the MgPP2CL-1 gene encoding mgpp2cl-1, protein phosphatase 2C-like protein 1 (BUSCO:EOG09264XTW), with translation MSAAESGPVPAQHLNETLPKTVSPELLTNTPTDRIPTSNGEQTIEPELANMDANKQTDTHTQVPSDFDPFGGLSFKVGVAETKNSTYRSKMEDVHTYIANYAERVDWGYFAVFDGHAGKESARWCGNNLHLLLEQEIDLELQNQSKHASIDESQQRAQVQEQEQVQEQEQSLHKSSGTSDGSRDSTSTTNTLVSQTSATGLPASTAPRLPINGKHDMREHLYRAFVKADEMIEKNGQGSSGCTAAVAVLRWESETEEDCMIDQTSLRPDLQNSGSGNTKKFDFVPSPNHKRMLYTSNVGDSRIVLCREGNPYRLTYDHKASDENEINRIENSGGLILKNRVNGVLAVSRSLGDTYMKDLVLGKPFTTSTEIVPEDEFMIIACDGVWDVLSDSKACRFVSECFKKGNGVQETAKKLCQLAIDNSTTDNVTVMIIKLDNGVFTQQK, from the coding sequence ATGAGCGCAGCTGAAAGTGGACCAGTCCCAGCACAGCACCTAAACGAAACACTTCCCAAGACCGTTTCACCAGAACTCTTGACAAATACACCAACAGATCGCATACCGACACTGAATGGCGAACAAACTATTGAACCGGAGTTAGCAAACATGGACGCCAACAAGCAAACAGATACACATACGCAAGTACCGTCCGATTTCGATCCATTTGGAGGACTATCGTTCAAAGTAGGAGTGgcggaaacaaaaaactcAACTTATAGGAGCAAGATGGAAGATgtacacacatatatagcAAATTATGCAGAAAGAGTGGACTGGGGTTATTTTGCTGTCTTTGATGGACACGCGGGAAAGGAATCAGCACGGTGGTGCGGCAACAATTTGCATCTTTTACTAGAGCAAGAAATCGATTTGGAACTACAAAATCAGTCAAAGCACGCAAGCATAGATGAGTCACAACAACGAGCACAAGTAcaggaacaagaacaagtacaagaacaagagcaaTCACTTCACAAAAGTTCAGGAACTTCAGATGGATCACGGGATTCGACAAGTACTACTAACACGTTGGTGTCTCAGACCTCAGCTACTGGTTTACCTGCATCAACTGCGCCAAGATTACCCATTAACGGAAAACATGACATGAGAGAGCATTTATACAGAGCGTTTGTCAAGGCTGATGAAATGATTGAGAAAAATGGTCAAGGCTCCTCGGGATGCACTGCAGCCGTTGCAGTATTAAGATGGGAAAGTGAAACTGAAGAAGATTGCATGATTGACCAAACATCTCTAAGACCCGACCTTCAAAATCTGGGACTGGGCAATACAAAGAAATTTGACTTTGTTCCGCTGCCAAATCACAAGAGAATGTTGTATACTTCGAACGTTGGTGATTCAAGAATTGTTTTGTGTCGTGAAGGTAATCCCTACCGATTAACTTATGACCACAAGGCGTCGGATGAGAATGAGATCAACAGAATAGAAAACTCTGGAGGACTTATATTGAAGAATAGAGTTAATGGTGTGCTAGCTGTATCTCGGTCACTAGGCGATACATACATGAAGGACTTGGTTTTGGGAAAACCATTCACTACTTCTACAGAGATTGTCCCTGAAGACGAGTTTATGATTATCGCATGTGATGGTGTATGGGACGTTTTGTCTGACTCAAAAGCTTGCCGGTTCGTTTCTGAGTGTTTTAAGAAAGGAAATGGCGTTCAAGAGACTGCAAAGAAATTATGTCAATTGGCCATTGATAACTCCACCACGGATAACGTTACTGTGATGATTATCAAGCTCGACAACGGCGTGTTTACAcaacaaaagtaa
- a CDS encoding uncharacterized protein (BUSCO:EOG092638EN; MEROPS:MER0045883) yields the protein MPSEVPVPYEAKGTPIVERVEYNGANFKTVTWKVPETVKYKGKIIYVHGFAEQSNIYTEHFDNLSQNGYEVFFFDQRGAGETSPGKLVGQTNEQYVFDDLDFFIERNSKDKPNEKFYLMGHSMGGGIILNYGIRGKLKDKVKAIVACGPLVLLHPKTQPNIASRLALPYVAKIIPSFTLDSKLNFDYITSNDRWRKYIEHHDKKLIGSFGQFNDMFKRGKDLLNPAYAAKFDQNIAVYILHGTNDRINDIKGSEQFFNLLPDNVNKVFDKIDAGRHSLFIENDELYKLIYKKVLDFLDAY from the coding sequence ATGCCTTCTGAAGTTCCAGTACCATACGAGGCCAAAGGCACACCTATAGTTGAGCGTGTTGAATACAATGGCGCCAATTTCAAAACCGTAACTTGGAAAGTCCCTGAAACCGTTAAATACAAGGGTAAAATCATTTACGTGCATGGATTTGCCGAACAGCTGAACATATACACTGAGCATTTTGATAACTTGTCACAGAATGGGTACGAggtgtttttctttgacCAAAGAGGTGCAGGTGAAACATCTCCTGGAAAGCTTGTAGGTCAAACAAACGAGCAGTATGTTTTCGATGACTTGGATTTCTTTATCGAGAGAAACTCTAAGGATAAaccaaatgaaaaattttacTTGATGGGTCACTCCATGGGTGGTGGAATCATTCTCAATTATGGTATTCGTGGTAAACTCAAAGATAAGGTTAAAGCTATTGTTGCTTGTGGTCCTTTGGTTCTTTTGCATCCAAAGACTCAACCAAACATTGCTTCGAGATTGGCATTACCCTATGTCGCCAAAATCATTCCAAGCTTTACTTTGGACTCAAAGTTAAACTTTGATTATATCACGTCCAACGATAGATGGAGAAAATATATCGAACACCATGATAAGAAGTTGATTGGAAGCTTTGGTCAATTCAACGATATGTTCAAAAGGGGTAAAGACTTGTTAAACCCTGCTTATGCGGCCAAATTCGATCAGAATATTGCAGTCTACATCCTACACGGAACCAACGATCGCATTAATGATATTAAGGGCAGTGAACAGTTTTTCAACTTATTGCCTGATAATGTCAACAAGGTCTTTGACAAAATCGACGCAGGCAGGCACAGCTTGTTTATTGAAAACGATGAATTGTACAAGTTGATTTATAAAAAGGTGTTGGATTTTCTTGATGCTTACTAG